Proteins co-encoded in one Gemmatimonadaceae bacterium genomic window:
- a CDS encoding aminotransferase class I/II-fold pyridoxal phosphate-dependent enzyme, whose product MSVRLSQLAQGLVGSEILKIAAEVRELVAQGRPLCNLTVGDFSPTEFQVPERLARGVADYVAKGQTNYPPSNGVLELRKAVAAFYKRGLGLDYPVDGIVITSGGRPVIHGIFQTVVNRGDRVVYPVPSWNNNHYTSIVGAQAVEIACGADTNFLPTAAMLKAAVRGATLLSLNSPSNPTGTMFSAEQLADICDLVLEENARRGPDDRPLYVLYDQIYWMLTFGGGRHVNPVSLRPEMARYTIFVDGISKAFAATGLRVGWGVGPSDVIKSMADLLTHIGAWAPRPEQMATGELLCAPDDIKVYHAGMLAGIQERLSLLAGGIEQLKGDGFPVESTTPQGAIYLSARFALHGKRTPEGEVLGSNEAIRRYLLHAAGLAAVPFQAFGQHEETGWFRLSAGAVSPQDVRELIPRLKHALHALA is encoded by the coding sequence ATGAGTGTGCGTCTGTCGCAGCTGGCCCAGGGCCTCGTGGGGTCCGAGATCCTGAAGATCGCCGCCGAGGTGCGCGAGCTCGTCGCGCAGGGGCGGCCGCTCTGCAACCTGACGGTGGGCGACTTCTCGCCCACCGAGTTCCAGGTGCCCGAGCGGCTGGCGCGGGGCGTGGCCGACTACGTGGCCAAGGGGCAGACCAACTATCCGCCGTCCAACGGCGTGCTGGAACTGCGCAAGGCGGTGGCGGCGTTCTACAAGCGCGGGCTCGGGCTCGACTACCCGGTGGACGGCATCGTGATCACGTCGGGCGGGCGGCCGGTGATCCACGGCATCTTCCAGACCGTGGTCAATCGGGGCGACCGCGTGGTGTATCCGGTGCCGAGCTGGAACAACAACCACTACACCAGCATCGTCGGTGCCCAGGCGGTGGAGATCGCGTGCGGGGCCGACACCAACTTCCTGCCCACGGCCGCGATGTTGAAGGCGGCGGTGCGGGGCGCCACGCTGCTGTCGCTCAATTCGCCGTCCAACCCCACGGGCACGATGTTCTCGGCCGAGCAGCTGGCCGACATCTGCGATCTGGTGCTTGAGGAGAACGCGCGGCGCGGCCCCGACGACCGGCCGCTGTACGTGTTGTACGACCAGATCTACTGGATGCTCACCTTCGGCGGCGGCCGGCACGTGAATCCGGTGAGTCTGCGGCCGGAGATGGCCAGGTACACGATCTTCGTGGACGGCATCTCCAAGGCGTTCGCGGCCACGGGGCTGCGGGTGGGCTGGGGCGTGGGGCCGTCCGACGTGATAAAGAGCATGGCCGACCTGCTCACGCACATCGGCGCCTGGGCGCCGCGCCCGGAGCAGATGGCCACCGGCGAGTTGCTGTGCGCCCCCGACGACATCAAGGTGTATCACGCCGGAATGCTGGCCGGCATCCAGGAGCGGCTGTCGCTCCTGGCGGGTGGCATCGAGCAGCTCAAGGGCGACGGATTTCCCGTGGAGAGCACCACGCCGCAGGGGGCGATCTACCTCAGCGCCCGGTTCGCGCTGCACGGCAAGCGCACGCCCGAGGGCGAGGTGCTGGGCAGCAACGAGGCCATTCGCCGGTATCTGCTGCATGCGGCGGGTCTGGCGGCGGTGCCCTTCCAGGCGTTCGGGCAGCACGAGGAGACGGGCTGGTTCCGGCTCTCGGCGGGGGCCGTGTCGCCGCAGGACGTGCGGGAGCTGATCCCGCGCCTCAAACACGCGTTGCACGCGTTGGCCTGA